The window GACACGCTCCCCGGCCCGCGCACCGAGGACCACCTGCCGCACACGGCGCAGGCCGCGGTGAAGCTGGTGATCGTGGGCGGTTTCGGCGTCGGCAAGACCACCATGGTCGGTTCGGTCAGCGAGATCAGGCCGCTGACCACCGAGGAGACCATGACCCAGGCCGGCATCGGCGTCGACGACAACTACGGCTCCGACTCCAAGACGGCCACCACCGTGGCCATGGACTTCGGCCGCATCAGCATCACCGACAAGCTGGTGCTCTACCTCTTCGGCACCCCCGGCCAGGAGCGCTTCTGGTTCCTGTGGAACGGCCTGTTCGAAGGCGCCCTCGGCGCGGTCGTCCTGGTCGACACCCGGCGCCTGGAAGTCAGCTTCGACGTCATGGGCCGGCTGGAGGAGCGCGGCGTGCCGTTCGTCGTCGCCGTCAACTCCTTCCCCGACGGGCCCCGCTACCCGGTGGAGGAACTGCGCACCGCGCTCGACCTGTCCCCGGACATCCCGATCATCGAGTGCGACGTGCGCCGCCGCGCCTCCAGCAAGGACGTGCTCATGACGCTCATGCGCTTCCTGCACTCCCTGGCCATGTCCGGTGCCCTCACCTGACCCGCAGCCGACCGACCCCCTCTCCATCCGTTCCGGAGCGATCACTGTGACGCCTGAACCCCAATTCCTCACCGGCACAGACCCCACCCCCGGCCCGCCCCCCGGCTGCCCGGCGCACGGGCTCGGCCCCGGGGGACTGCACCGGCTCTACGGCCCCGACGCCGAGGACCTCGGCGACCTCTACGAGCGGCTGCGCGACCAGCACGGCCCCGTGGCCCCCGTACTGCTCCACGACGACGTGCCGATGTGGGTGGTCCTCGGGCACGCCGAGAACCTGCAACTCGTGCGCAGTCCCTCGCAGTACACCCGCGACAGCCGGATCTGGACGCCGCTGCTGGACGGCGAGGTCAAGCCCGACCACCCGCTCATGCCGCACATCGCCTGGCAGCCGATCTGCTCGCACGCCGAGGGCGACGAGCACCAGCGGCTGCGGGCCGCCGTCACCGCGGCCATGTCGACCATCGACCACCGCAGCGTCCGCCGGCACATCGGCCGCTCCACGCAGGCCCTGGTCAACAGCTTCTGCGAGCGGGGCCGGGCCGACCTGGTCGCGCAGTTCGCCGAGCACCTGCCGATGGTCGTCCTGTGCGAGATCCTCGGCATGCCCGAGGAGTACAACGACCGGATGGTGCAGGCCGCCCGCGACGCGCTCAAGGGCACCGAGACCGCCATCCAGAGCCACACCTACGTCATGGACGCGCTGAGCCGGCTCACCACCCGGCGCCGCGCCCGGCCCGAGGACGACTTCACCAGTCACCTCATCACCCACCCGGCCGGACTCGGCGACGACGAGGTCCGCGAACATCTGCGCCTCGTCCTGTTCGCGGCCTACGAGGCCACCGCCAACCTGCTCGCCAACGCGCTGCGGATGGTCCTCACCGAGCCGGGTTTCCGCGCCCAGCTCAACGGAGGCCAGATGACCGTGCCCGAGGCGATCGAGCAGTCGCTGTGGGACGAACCGCCGTTCAGCACGGTCCTCGGCTACTACGCCAAGCAGGACACCGAGCTGGGTGGGCAGCGCATCCGCAAGGGCGACGGGCTGCTCTTCGCGCCCGCCCCGGGCAACCTCGACCCGCGCGTCCGCCCGGACCTGTCGGCGGGCATGCAGGGCAACCGGTCCCACCTGGCCTTCGGTGGCGGCCCGCACGAGTGCCCCGGCCAGGACATCGGCCGTGCCATCGCCGACGTCGGTGTCGACGCCCTGCTGACCCGGCTGCCGGACGTCCAGCTGGACTGTGCGGAGGACGACCTGGAGTGGCGGGCGTCCATCGCCTCCCGGCACCTGGTGGCGCTGCCGGTGCGGTTCGAACCCAAGCCGCAGCAGGACGTCGACCTGCCGCCACGGGCCATGCCCCTGCCGCAGCAGCGCGCCGACTGGCAGGTCGGCACCCTGAGCAGCGACCCCGCCCCGGCCGCCGAACCGCTGCCCGCCCAGCGCCCCGCGCCGGACTTCGTCCCCGCGGCGGCCGTACCGGCCCGGCCCAAGGGCGTCTGGCGGCGGCTGCTGCACTGGTGGCGCGGCGAGTGACCTAGGGCTGTTCGCCGCCGGCCCAGGTGTCGTACGACGACCAGGCGCGGAGCACGCGGCCGCTGACGAACGCGTGCTCCGCCCCGGTGACCGGATCGGTGAACGCCAGCCTGCGGGCCAGCAGTTGCAGCGGGCGCCGGAAATCGCCGGGTGGCACCGGGCCGGTCACCTCCGGGTACAGCGGGTCGCCGAGGATGGGCACGCCCAGCGTGTTCAGGTGCACCCGCAGCTGATGCGTCTGCCCGGTCGCCGGGAGAAGCCGGTACCGGGCCAGCCGCTCCCGGTGGGCGGCGAGTTCCACGTACGTCTCGGCGTTCGGCTCGCCCTCGACCTCGCGCGCCGCCTGCACCCCGCGCTCCTTCACGATCCGGCTGCGCACGGTGCGGGGGAGGCGCAGTGCGGGGGCATGGGGTGCGATCGCCTCGTACTCCTTGCGGACCAGCCGGTCGGCGAACAGCGACTGGTACGCGCCGCGCTCCTCGGGCCGCACCGTGAACAGCACCAGCCCGGCCGTCAGCCGGTCCAGGCGGTGCGCGGCGGACAGCGTCGGGATGCCCAGCTCGTGCCGCAGCCGGGCCAGCGCGGTCTGCGCGACGTGCGAGCCGCGCGGGGTGGTGGCCAGGAAGTGCGGCTTGTCGGCCACGACGATGTGCGCGTCCCGGTACACCACCTCCACCGGGAACGGCACCGGCACCTCGGGGGGCAGCTCCCGGTGGAACCACACGAACATCCCCGGCTCGTACGGCGCGCCCGGCGCCACCGGCCGTCCGTCGGCGCCGACGATCAGCCCCGTGTCGAACATCCCCTCGACGACGCCGGGCCCGGCCCCCGTCAGCCGCTCCACCAGGTGCTCGCGCACGGTGGCCCACGCCCCGTCCCTGGGGAGCCGCACCCGCACGGGGTCGACCCCGTCGCGCTGGGGGAGCGGGGCGGGCGGCGGCGGGGTACGGCGTCTCATCGGCTCCCAGGGTACGAGGGGGGGGCGGTGCGTGCCGAACCGGTGTGGGACGGGCCCCGCTGTGGGCAGGATGTGGATCATGCCGTTCCTCACCAGCCCGGTGCTGCCTCCCGGGACCCTCGCCCGTACCCCGCAGCCGGTCCTTCCCACCGGCGACGGCCTCGTGCTGCGCCCCTGGCGGGCCGGGGACGCGCCCGCCGTCCACGCCGCCTTCCAGGACCCCTCCCTCCACCAGTGGCACATCAGGTCCTGCGACTCCGAGGAGGAGGCCGCCGGCTGGATCGCGCAGTGGCGGGCGGCGTGGGAGGGCGAGCGGGAGGTCCAGTGGGCGGTCGTGGACGAGGCGACGGACGTGTTGCGGGGCCGGGTCGCGCTGCGTCAGATCCTGCTCGGGGACGGTGTCGCCGAGGTCGCCTACTGGACGGTCGCCGGGGCGCGTGGCCGGGGTGTCGCGGCCCGCGCCGCCACCGCCCTGAGCCGCTGGGCCCTCGAGGACATCGGCTTCCACCGGCTCGAACTCTTCCACGCCACCGCCAACCCGGCCTCCTGCCGGGTCGCCGAGAAGGCCGGCTTCGCCCTGGAGGGCACCAAGCGCAGCGCCCTGCTGCACCGGGACGGCTGGCACGACATGCACTTCCACGCCCGTGTGCGCGGCGACTGACGGCCGGCGCGGCCCGCGGGGCGGGGCAGGACTGGGGCATCGACCGCGGGTGCGAGGGGGGCCGTGTCATGATGACGGGTCGTTTCCCGTCGTCCCTGGGTGTCCCGCATGCCGGTGTTCGAGCTCGCCGACCGACTTGTCGTCGGGGTGGCCTCCAGTGCCCTGTTCGATCTGCGGGAGTCGGACGCGGTGTTCCGGGAGCAGGGGGAGGAGGCATACCGGGCCCACCAGGAGGAGAACGTCGACCGCACGCTCCGGCCGGGGGTGGCCTTCGCCTTCGTCCGGCGGCTGTTGTCCCTGAACGACCTGAGCGAGCCCGGGGACCCGCTCGTCGAGGTGATCATCCTCTCCCGCAACGACCCCGACACCGGCCTGCGGGTCATGCGGTCGATCCAGGCGCACGGCCTGCCGATCA of the Streptomyces sp. 1222.5 genome contains:
- a CDS encoding pseudouridine synthase; the protein is MRRRTPPPPAPLPQRDGVDPVRVRLPRDGAWATVREHLVERLTGAGPGVVEGMFDTGLIVGADGRPVAPGAPYEPGMFVWFHRELPPEVPVPFPVEVVYRDAHIVVADKPHFLATTPRGSHVAQTALARLRHELGIPTLSAAHRLDRLTAGLVLFTVRPEERGAYQSLFADRLVRKEYEAIAPHAPALRLPRTVRSRIVKERGVQAAREVEGEPNAETYVELAAHRERLARYRLLPATGQTHQLRVHLNTLGVPILGDPLYPEVTGPVPPGDFRRPLQLLARRLAFTDPVTGAEHAFVSGRVLRAWSSYDTWAGGEQP
- a CDS encoding cytochrome P450 — translated: MTPEPQFLTGTDPTPGPPPGCPAHGLGPGGLHRLYGPDAEDLGDLYERLRDQHGPVAPVLLHDDVPMWVVLGHAENLQLVRSPSQYTRDSRIWTPLLDGEVKPDHPLMPHIAWQPICSHAEGDEHQRLRAAVTAAMSTIDHRSVRRHIGRSTQALVNSFCERGRADLVAQFAEHLPMVVLCEILGMPEEYNDRMVQAARDALKGTETAIQSHTYVMDALSRLTTRRRARPEDDFTSHLITHPAGLGDDEVREHLRLVLFAAYEATANLLANALRMVLTEPGFRAQLNGGQMTVPEAIEQSLWDEPPFSTVLGYYAKQDTELGGQRIRKGDGLLFAPAPGNLDPRVRPDLSAGMQGNRSHLAFGGGPHECPGQDIGRAIADVGVDALLTRLPDVQLDCAEDDLEWRASIASRHLVALPVRFEPKPQQDVDLPPRAMPLPQQRADWQVGTLSSDPAPAAEPLPAQRPAPDFVPAAAVPARPKGVWRRLLHWWRGE
- a CDS encoding ATP/GTP-binding protein; its protein translation is MDFNGSDTLPGPRTEDHLPHTAQAAVKLVIVGGFGVGKTTMVGSVSEIRPLTTEETMTQAGIGVDDNYGSDSKTATTVAMDFGRISITDKLVLYLFGTPGQERFWFLWNGLFEGALGAVVLVDTRRLEVSFDVMGRLEERGVPFVVAVNSFPDGPRYPVEELRTALDLSPDIPIIECDVRRRASSKDVLMTLMRFLHSLAMSGALT
- a CDS encoding GNAT family N-acetyltransferase, translating into MPFLTSPVLPPGTLARTPQPVLPTGDGLVLRPWRAGDAPAVHAAFQDPSLHQWHIRSCDSEEEAAGWIAQWRAAWEGEREVQWAVVDEATDVLRGRVALRQILLGDGVAEVAYWTVAGARGRGVAARAATALSRWALEDIGFHRLELFHATANPASCRVAEKAGFALEGTKRSALLHRDGWHDMHFHARVRGD